In one window of Mytilus galloprovincialis chromosome 6, xbMytGall1.hap1.1, whole genome shotgun sequence DNA:
- the LOC143078803 gene encoding neuropilin and tolloid-like protein 1 isoform X3: protein MELKIFFSVVLLCMFSRNILALRELYMEQLCNQQINFLALNEDAILLRVSPQAYRRNLDCIVAIEPHPNKQLSVKLQNLDIDALPSGQCTDDYLTLYDGRTQAAQFLAGAPNQICGNRNVRTIPLADSYTTQRGYLTARFRSGPTNSIHRGFDMIISAFHLAPCKDNEYKCYNQRCIPENLRCSGFDHCGDRTPVCLLTNEAKAAVGVTAILILIAIIVIVAVCVWRKKRQTTFNDRSLSF, encoded by the exons ATGGAACTGAAAATTTTCTTTTCAGTCGTTTTGTTATGCATGTTTTCAAGGAATATATTGGCTTTACGTGAAT TGTACATGGAACAGTTATGTAACCAGCAGATAAACTTTCTAGCTTTGAATGAAGACGCAATTCTATTGAGAGTTAGTCCACAGGCGTACAGGAGAAATCTGGACTGTATTGTGGCCATTGAACCACATCCGAATAAACAACTTTCTGTAAAACTTCAAAATTTGGATATAGATGCCCTGCCCTCGGGACAGTGTACCGATGATTATCTAACATTATACGATGGGAGAACACAGGCAGCACAGTTCTTAGCAG GAGCGCCCAATCAAATATGTGGAAACAGAAATGTTAGAACTATACCACTAGCCGATTCCTACACAACACAAAGAGGGTATCTCACAGCCCGATTTCGATCGGGACCAACAAACTCTATCCACAGAGGATTTGACATGATTATTTCAGCTTTCCATTTAG CACCATGCAAAGATAATGAATACAAGTGTTACAACCAGAGATGTATCCCAGAAAACCTTCGTTGTTCCGGTTTTGATCACTGTGGAGACAGGACGCCAGTTTGTTTATTGACAAATGAAGCTAAAGCAGCCGTGGGAGTGACAGCAATCTTAATACTCATAGCAATTATCGTAATTGTCGCAGTTTGTGTCTGGAGAAAAAAGCGTCAAACAACGTTTAACGACAGG AGTTTATCTTTTTAG
- the LOC143078803 gene encoding neuropilin and tolloid-like protein 1 isoform X1 has protein sequence MELKIFFSVVLLCMFSRNILALRELYMEQLCNQQINFLALNEDAILLRVSPQAYRRNLDCIVAIEPHPNKQLSVKLQNLDIDALPSGQCTDDYLTLYDGRTQAAQFLAGAPNQICGNRNVRTIPLADSYTTQRGYLTARFRSGPTNSIHRGFDMIISAFHLAPCKDNEYKCYNQRCIPENLRCSGFDHCGDRTPVCLLTNEAKAAVGVTAILILIAIIVIVAVCVWRKKRQTTFNDRVKQQKQRNHFEHSVAGESFKVKMNGQVH, from the exons ATGGAACTGAAAATTTTCTTTTCAGTCGTTTTGTTATGCATGTTTTCAAGGAATATATTGGCTTTACGTGAAT TGTACATGGAACAGTTATGTAACCAGCAGATAAACTTTCTAGCTTTGAATGAAGACGCAATTCTATTGAGAGTTAGTCCACAGGCGTACAGGAGAAATCTGGACTGTATTGTGGCCATTGAACCACATCCGAATAAACAACTTTCTGTAAAACTTCAAAATTTGGATATAGATGCCCTGCCCTCGGGACAGTGTACCGATGATTATCTAACATTATACGATGGGAGAACACAGGCAGCACAGTTCTTAGCAG GAGCGCCCAATCAAATATGTGGAAACAGAAATGTTAGAACTATACCACTAGCCGATTCCTACACAACACAAAGAGGGTATCTCACAGCCCGATTTCGATCGGGACCAACAAACTCTATCCACAGAGGATTTGACATGATTATTTCAGCTTTCCATTTAG CACCATGCAAAGATAATGAATACAAGTGTTACAACCAGAGATGTATCCCAGAAAACCTTCGTTGTTCCGGTTTTGATCACTGTGGAGACAGGACGCCAGTTTGTTTATTGACAAATGAAGCTAAAGCAGCCGTGGGAGTGACAGCAATCTTAATACTCATAGCAATTATCGTAATTGTCGCAGTTTGTGTCTGGAGAAAAAAGCGTCAAACAACGTTTAACGACAGG GTGAAACAGCAGAAACAGAGAAACCATTTTGAACATTCTGTCGCTGGGGAATCATTCAAAGTTAAAATGAATGGCCAAGTGCATTAA
- the LOC143078803 gene encoding neuropilin and tolloid-like protein 1 isoform X4, with product MELKIFFSVVLLCMFSRNILALRELYMEQLCNQQINFLALNEDAILLRVSPQAYRRNLDCIVAIEPHPNKQLSVKLQNLDIDALPSGQCTDDYLTLYDGRTQAAQFLAGAPNQICGNRNVRTIPLADSYTTQRGYLTARFRSGPTNSIHRGFDMIISAFHLAPCKDNEYKCYNQRCIPENLRCSGFDHCGDRTPVCLLTNEAKAAVGVTAILILIAIIVIVAVCVWRKKRQTTFNDRA from the exons ATGGAACTGAAAATTTTCTTTTCAGTCGTTTTGTTATGCATGTTTTCAAGGAATATATTGGCTTTACGTGAAT TGTACATGGAACAGTTATGTAACCAGCAGATAAACTTTCTAGCTTTGAATGAAGACGCAATTCTATTGAGAGTTAGTCCACAGGCGTACAGGAGAAATCTGGACTGTATTGTGGCCATTGAACCACATCCGAATAAACAACTTTCTGTAAAACTTCAAAATTTGGATATAGATGCCCTGCCCTCGGGACAGTGTACCGATGATTATCTAACATTATACGATGGGAGAACACAGGCAGCACAGTTCTTAGCAG GAGCGCCCAATCAAATATGTGGAAACAGAAATGTTAGAACTATACCACTAGCCGATTCCTACACAACACAAAGAGGGTATCTCACAGCCCGATTTCGATCGGGACCAACAAACTCTATCCACAGAGGATTTGACATGATTATTTCAGCTTTCCATTTAG CACCATGCAAAGATAATGAATACAAGTGTTACAACCAGAGATGTATCCCAGAAAACCTTCGTTGTTCCGGTTTTGATCACTGTGGAGACAGGACGCCAGTTTGTTTATTGACAAATGAAGCTAAAGCAGCCGTGGGAGTGACAGCAATCTTAATACTCATAGCAATTATCGTAATTGTCGCAGTTTGTGTCTGGAGAAAAAAGCGTCAAACAACGTTTAACGACAGG GCTTAG
- the LOC143078803 gene encoding neuropilin and tolloid-like protein 1 isoform X2 gives MELKIFFSVVLLCMFSRNILALRELYMEQLCNQQINFLALNEDAILLRVSPQAYRRNLDCIVAIEPHPNKQLSVKLQNLDIDALPSGQCTDDYLTLYDGRTQAAQFLAGAPNQICGNRNVRTIPLADSYTTQRGYLTARFRSGPTNSIHRGFDMIISAFHLAPCKDNEYKCYNQRCIPENLRCSGFDHCGDRTPVCLLTNEAKAAVGVTAILILIAIIVIVAVCVWRKKRQTTFNDRMFTPQPTDLYPLLRWDPSIN, from the exons ATGGAACTGAAAATTTTCTTTTCAGTCGTTTTGTTATGCATGTTTTCAAGGAATATATTGGCTTTACGTGAAT TGTACATGGAACAGTTATGTAACCAGCAGATAAACTTTCTAGCTTTGAATGAAGACGCAATTCTATTGAGAGTTAGTCCACAGGCGTACAGGAGAAATCTGGACTGTATTGTGGCCATTGAACCACATCCGAATAAACAACTTTCTGTAAAACTTCAAAATTTGGATATAGATGCCCTGCCCTCGGGACAGTGTACCGATGATTATCTAACATTATACGATGGGAGAACACAGGCAGCACAGTTCTTAGCAG GAGCGCCCAATCAAATATGTGGAAACAGAAATGTTAGAACTATACCACTAGCCGATTCCTACACAACACAAAGAGGGTATCTCACAGCCCGATTTCGATCGGGACCAACAAACTCTATCCACAGAGGATTTGACATGATTATTTCAGCTTTCCATTTAG CACCATGCAAAGATAATGAATACAAGTGTTACAACCAGAGATGTATCCCAGAAAACCTTCGTTGTTCCGGTTTTGATCACTGTGGAGACAGGACGCCAGTTTGTTTATTGACAAATGAAGCTAAAGCAGCCGTGGGAGTGACAGCAATCTTAATACTCATAGCAATTATCGTAATTGTCGCAGTTTGTGTCTGGAGAAAAAAGCGTCAAACAACGTTTAACGACAGG ATGTTTACTCCACAACCGACAGACTTATACCCACTATTGAGATGGGACCCGTCGATAAATTAA